The sequence GCTTTTGTATGTGCCTTTGACAAAAAAGAAGATCAATCGGCATTCGAAAATCGGCATTCGAAAATCGGCATTAAACACAACCCATCATACGCATTATGAGATGTCAGGTACTGAGCTCCCAGGTGGTTAGTCGCTCTGGTGTGTAGCTGCAATACGTGCCGGTCTGTATCGAATTTGAGAGATGCCTACCGAGTTTGGGATGGCTGGCAGTAATTTTCTTAATGGCGCTCCGAATTCGCCATGTGACCGCGGATCGGGCTTTTTCAGCGGGAGAGCCCACTTCGCGAATTTTACCGGCGAGTCCGAGGGCAGACAGCAGGTGGTCCGTCACCTGCTCGTATTCTTCGGTGAGCACGTGGACGCGTTCTATGTTGCCTAATTCGGTTGCGTCTTCGATTTGTTCTTGTAGTTGGCTGATTCTGGCCTGGTAGCTGCGTTTACTGGTGGCATCAATGGCTGCAATTTTATCCTCGCTATGCACGGTGATACCCATCAGGTCCAGACAGTGAAACGACTCGTTTGGCGCTGTCAGTAACCTGGTAATGTTCTTCCAGCCTTTTGAGTCCTTCAGGGTTATGCGTTCTCCTTCATAAGTTACATGCCAATGGTTGGCTTCTTTTTTTATGAAGTTGACACCGTCGCGGGATGCCGGTTTTTCGAGTGCCGCTTTTTTGGGTGCCGCTTTTTTTTGTGCAATGAGTTGCCGGTTCGTTTTGATGAAATCCCAAAACTTGCTTAAGTGTGTTGCGTCGCGGTAGGGGTTTACATTGATCTGCCACTGTATGGCCTCGAACTCAATCGCTTCATCACTTTGTGCAATTCTTGATTTGAAGAAGGTGAGATAGGTATGCCAGCTTGCCCACATTTTGTTGTAATCACCGAGGTGAAAATGGGCTGCGGCAATGTAGGCGGGGAAATCTACCCAGCACATGTCCGTCGCCACTTTGTCGCTGAGCGCGATGCAGTGTTCGAAGTCGCCGTGTTCGAAGTAGAAGTTAGAACCGTACGCGAAGTATATGTCCTTATGAAACGGGTTCAGGTCTTTGGCCTTTTCGTACAGGTTAATTGCTTCGCTGGAGTACCCCAAGAACATCAGGGTGAACGCCACCTGGATTAAGTTGTCTGCATCATTGGGGTTCATGCGCAAAGACTTGCGCACACAATGCTCTGCTTTTACAAATTCCTCGTTGAACAGGTAGGTTCTGCCAAGAATGGCGAGCGCTTTGTAATCGTTGGGATCTACCTCAATTGCCTTCAAGGCATACGCATGGGCACCATTGCGGCTAACATCCCAGCGGTCCCAAAGCTGGCAGCTCCATTCGTTGAAATGCGACAACGAAAGTCCGGTGTAAGCCGGCGCAAACTGCGGGTCAATTTTCAAGGCTTCCTTAAAATGAACCCTTGCTTGCTCATCGTTTTCCATTGAGCCTTTCTTCAGGAGATCCATTCCAATCAGGTAGTTCTCGTAAGCAGCCAACTCGGTTTGCTTCTTCCTGTACGAGTGGGAAAGGATGTCGAAATCGATTTTCTGCTGCAAACTGCCCACCAGTTGCTCCAGGATGGTATCCTGTGTAGCAAGGATGTCTTCTGGTGCAAAGTCATACTCGCTGGCAAAAAGCACGCTTTCATTTGCGGTGTTGACCAGGTGCACGGCAATTCGGATTTGATCTGCGATTGCACGTAAACTCCCGCCGATGATATAGTCGGCCTCAAGTTTGTCGATTTTGCTTTTGTCTGCCAGGTCTGTAATGTGGGCGGTTGAGAAGTGTGAAATAACCGAGATGCCGGTGAACCGGGAGAAGCTGGCAATAAGGTCTTCTGTAAATCCGGGTAGCAACGGGCTTTGGTATTGGTTAGCAAGCAAATCCCTGAATGGGAGAATGGCTATCCGTTTTTGGTCATGCGATGTGTTGATCATGGCCCAATAAAAGAGACTGCACAGTTGGTAGTGGGTGTTGTACTAAATAAACACACTGGTAAAATAAGGTCCTCCTCATTGTATTGCATCTTTTTGCTGTATCCCTCTGCTGCGCCACAGTAGAGAAACTGCATTTACGAGTACTGTCTCGTATTGTTGGTGCATCGTGGTGTGTATGCTGATGAACTGTGCAAGCAGGGTGCATGAATGACCCCTGTTGGTGTAGCTTGCCTTGATGTAACATAGCTGTCGATGGAATTACGGAATCATATGCGGAAGTATACCCTGGCCTGATTGCATGCAAATAAAATGGCGTAATCTACTCTTGTTGGCAATTGCTGAATTGCTGGCCATGACACTCTGGTTTTCGGCTTCAGCTGTGTTGCCGCAGTTGGGCGTGGTGTGGGAGTTAACCGAGGGGCAGCGCTCGTGGATGACGATGAGTGTGCAAATAGGCTTTGTGGTGGGTGCCTTGTTGAGTGCTGTACTGAATCTTGCAGACCGCATCCCGGCGCGGTTACTTTTTGCCGGCTGTGCATTGGCCGGCGCGTGTTTTAATGCGGCAATTCCGCTGTTTCAGACAGGGCCAGCTGTTGCCCTTGTGCTGCGCTTTCTAACAGGCATTACACTTGCCGGCGTATATCCACCCGGCATGAAATTGATGGCAACCTGGAGTAAAACGGACAGGGGCCTTGGCATTGGGTTGCTGGTCGGCGCGCTGACGCTGGGGTCAGCCATGCCGTATCTGCTGAACGCCGTGCCCATATCCGGTGTATCCGGCATCCCTCCATGGGAGCATGTTTTGCTCGCTGCATCTGCAATGGCGCTTTTGGCCTCAGCGGTTGTTTTCTTCTTTGTGAAAGCCGGCCCACATCTCACCGGCTCCGCGCCTTTCAACTGGCGCTTTATTGCACAAGCACTGAAGCATAAACCTACGCGGCTGGCAAACTTCGGATATCTCGGTCACATGTGGGAGCTGTACGCCATGTGGACCTGGATGCCGGTCATGTTTATTGCGAGTTATGAAGCAGCAGGATGGTCTTTGCAACAGGCATACCTGGCCGGCTTTGCAATGATCGCCATAGGCGCCCCGGCTGCCATGCTGGCCGGCTGGCTGGCTGATCGGCTCGGCCGAACACTGATTACGGTTGTGAGCCTCGTGGTGTCGGGCTTATGCGCCGGCGTCATTGGTTTTTTCTTTGAGATGCCGGCAATCCTTACCGTTGTTGCGCTTGTGTGGGGTTTTGCTGTGATCGCAGATAGCGCCCAGTTCAGCGTGGCTGTAAGCGAGTTGACTGACAGCCGCTATGTGGGCACGGCGCTGACTTTGCAAACGAGCATGGGTTTTCTGCTGACGCTTTTTTCTATTCGGGTAATGCCCTACATGGTAGCATGGTTTACCTGGGAATATGCTTTTCTGATACTGACGCCTGGGCCGATCTTTGGAATCTGGAGCATGCTTAAACTCCGTCGATTGCCGGAGGCTACACAAATGGCTGCCGGCAACCGTTAGCCGGTGATTCATCCCGGCAGCTAGCGTGTTGATGGCACCGTTGCACCTTTTTGTCACATCGTGCAGTATGCAGCCTGATAAACCGTTAGCTTGTAGACTGATTAGGAAGATATTGACCCTGAAATGACAACGTTAAGTCCGATACAACCTTGGTACGGCCGCATATTTCGGCATAAGTATGAGGCCCCGCTGCATGTGCTGGTGTGGGTTGTGTACCTGATGCTTGCTGCAACGCCCTGGTATCTGGGTGGCGTGGATCCGGAGCCTGAAGTAAAAACGTATTTCTTTCTGACGATCCTCCTGTATGTTCCGGGCATCTTTTACCTGAATACGTTTTACCTAATTCCTGTATTCCTACAAAAAAGGCAATGGGTCAGGTATCTATTCTGGCTTCTTGCGTTAACCGCACTTTTTGCTGCTGTTGATGCAATCGTGGCCTATTTCTATCGCGGAGGATTTGATACGGGCCTCGCAGGATTTATCACTGTGTTGTGGGAAAAGCTGAAAACGGGATTGGCCGGCCTGGTCTTTATTACCGTCTTTTCTTTTGCCTATCGGTTTACGGTCGACTGGATTGTGCACCTTGGCATGATCGAGAAGCTCGAAACAGAGCAGTATGCGATGGAATTGGCTGTGTTGAAGTCCCAGGTTGATCCGCACTTTCTGTTTAATACGCTGAATAGCCTGTACGCATTGGCGCTCGAAGAGGAAAGCGATAAAACTGCTGACGGTATTGCAAAGCTTGGTACGCTTATGCGTTACAATTTGCACGACGCGCAGGCAGACACCATTTCTTTGCAGAAGGAGGTTGACTACCTCGAAAAATACATCGCCTTGCAACAGCTGCGCGCCGGCGTTAACAACATTGTTGATGTTGTGCTGGATATTCCAGAGGGCGAAGCTGCACAAATTCGGGTGTCGCCGATGCTTTTGGTGCCTTTTGTGGAGAATGCCTTTAAGTATGGCACCAGTCCTGTGTTGCCGGCACAAATTACCATCCAATTGGGAGTGGCGGATGGCGTCTTGCGCCTATTTGTAGAAAATACCATCATCCCGCAATCAAGTATTGCGCGAAGCGGCATTGGGTTGACAAATGTGCGAGAGCGCCTTCAGTTGCTCTACCCAAACAAACACATTCTTGAAGTGGGCGCCGTAGATGAAACGTTTACCGTTAACCTGAGCATCACCCTGAAATGACCTTGCGTTGTGTTGCCATCGATGATGAACCGCGGGCCTTATCCGTGTTAGGTAACCATGCTTCGCGTACGGAGCTGGTTGATTTGTTGGAATCTTTTGTTGATCCATTTGCCGCAATAGACTACATCAACAGCAA comes from Bacteroidota bacterium and encodes:
- a CDS encoding MFS transporter, translating into MQIKWRNLLLLAIAELLAMTLWFSASAVLPQLGVVWELTEGQRSWMTMSVQIGFVVGALLSAVLNLADRIPARLLFAGCALAGACFNAAIPLFQTGPAVALVLRFLTGITLAGVYPPGMKLMATWSKTDRGLGIGLLVGALTLGSAMPYLLNAVPISGVSGIPPWEHVLLAASAMALLASAVVFFFVKAGPHLTGSAPFNWRFIAQALKHKPTRLANFGYLGHMWELYAMWTWMPVMFIASYEAAGWSLQQAYLAGFAMIAIGAPAAMLAGWLADRLGRTLITVVSLVVSGLCAGVIGFFFEMPAILTVVALVWGFAVIADSAQFSVAVSELTDSRYVGTALTLQTSMGFLLTLFSIRVMPYMVAWFTWEYAFLILTPGPIFGIWSMLKLRRLPEATQMAAGNR
- a CDS encoding histidine kinase; its protein translation is MTTLSPIQPWYGRIFRHKYEAPLHVLVWVVYLMLAATPWYLGGVDPEPEVKTYFFLTILLYVPGIFYLNTFYLIPVFLQKRQWVRYLFWLLALTALFAAVDAIVAYFYRGGFDTGLAGFITVLWEKLKTGLAGLVFITVFSFAYRFTVDWIVHLGMIEKLETEQYAMELAVLKSQVDPHFLFNTLNSLYALALEEESDKTADGIAKLGTLMRYNLHDAQADTISLQKEVDYLEKYIALQQLRAGVNNIVDVVLDIPEGEAAQIRVSPMLLVPFVENAFKYGTSPVLPAQITIQLGVADGVLRLFVENTIIPQSSIARSGIGLTNVRERLQLLYPNKHILEVGAVDETFTVNLSITLK